The following proteins come from a genomic window of Nostoc sp. TCL26-01:
- a CDS encoding type IV pilus secretin family protein — translation MKQLHGNSLVLGAAAFVFLAAQPVWAQTTQVTEVKLNPADGGLSVVLKTSAGSRPQVFTTKRDKALVADLINTQLRLPQGKNFRQENPVAGIASVEVVQLDANSIRVIVTGSNDTPSSQPVVRKQDGITLGFIPSGSTTASVPVTPTPKQPVATTPPPATTPPASIPVPPTSQPGVLVPNPEVTIDGKPAQPSGPGQPLSQAPPFLPRAVAPPVGDIAISATDASPTTIDLGTQERVPRLVLRDAPVREVLSLLARAANLNLAYISSDPTGGTTAPANALQTISLDIENEPVQDVFNYVLRLSGLEANRSNRTIFVGPKLPNSTRDVVMRNLRLNQVSVGVALNFLVGLGAETAVSRERQVTNVNAVPVGTGVAPITQTQTTTETRVETQRIDFKDSNPLLRGLQALGDERTNSLTLIGPPRVVDMAMTQITQLDIRRRQVVVNVKIIDVNLSGEQLYNSSFSFGLGNNYFSVDGGAASLNFGGSRPATSTEARNSITSTPVTENTLQNANLFLGDGFFNASGRPSAEAGISSNPSQPGITDFTPGTRGTATTPGTPDTYTFALPTLYQFPKRLLASLQAQVVSGNAKILTDPTLIVQEGQTANVKLTQEVLGNLTSLVTRGDGTSTQTITAEKTDVGLTLAVKVERIDDNGFVSLSVAPVVKAPQSSADVNVGGGNTQKIFLVSERSLNSGTIRLRDGQTLILSGIIQDQDRATVTKVPILGDIPLIGSLFRRTNRTNERREVIVLLTPQVMDDSENSSYGYNYTPSPEVRQILERRGLNTPNKR, via the coding sequence GTGAAACAGCTTCACGGTAATAGTTTGGTTTTAGGTGCGGCTGCTTTTGTCTTCCTAGCAGCGCAACCAGTGTGGGCGCAAACAACTCAAGTTACAGAAGTCAAGCTAAATCCGGCCGATGGCGGACTTAGTGTTGTTTTAAAAACTTCTGCCGGTTCGCGCCCACAGGTTTTTACAACTAAAAGAGATAAAGCTCTAGTTGCAGATTTAATCAATACTCAATTACGCTTACCCCAAGGGAAGAATTTCCGTCAAGAAAATCCCGTGGCAGGTATTGCATCAGTCGAGGTTGTGCAACTGGATGCTAATAGTATCCGTGTCATCGTGACTGGTAGTAACGATACACCAAGTAGTCAACCTGTGGTACGTAAGCAAGATGGCATTACTCTTGGCTTTATTCCATCAGGAAGTACTACAGCATCAGTACCAGTTACTCCCACTCCAAAACAGCCTGTAGCCACAACGCCACCACCAGCTACAACACCCCCTGCATCTATACCAGTACCACCGACTTCACAACCCGGTGTGCTTGTACCCAACCCAGAAGTGACAATTGACGGCAAACCAGCCCAACCATCAGGCCCTGGTCAACCTCTCAGCCAAGCACCACCTTTCTTACCCAGAGCTGTTGCTCCTCCTGTCGGTGATATCGCCATTTCTGCTACCGATGCTTCTCCCACTACTATAGATTTAGGTACTCAAGAACGTGTCCCCCGGTTGGTGTTGCGCGATGCACCAGTCAGGGAAGTTTTGTCATTACTCGCCCGTGCGGCTAATTTAAACTTGGCTTATATCAGCAGTGATCCTACTGGTGGTACAACTGCTCCTGCAAATGCACTGCAAACAATTTCCTTAGATATTGAAAATGAGCCTGTACAAGACGTATTTAACTACGTTTTGCGTTTGAGTGGTTTAGAAGCCAACCGCAGCAACAGAACAATTTTTGTGGGGCCGAAACTACCTAACTCCACTCGTGATGTCGTGATGCGTAACTTGCGGTTGAATCAAGTAAGTGTGGGAGTTGCTTTAAACTTTTTAGTCGGCTTGGGTGCAGAAACAGCCGTCAGCCGTGAACGCCAAGTTACTAACGTCAATGCTGTACCCGTGGGGACTGGTGTTGCACCTATTACTCAAACCCAGACAACCACAGAAACCAGAGTTGAAACTCAAAGGATAGATTTTAAAGACTCCAATCCATTACTCAGAGGTTTACAGGCATTAGGAGATGAGCGTACCAATTCTCTCACCTTAATTGGCCCACCAAGAGTAGTTGATATGGCAATGACTCAAATAACTCAGCTTGATATCCGTCGTCGTCAAGTGGTAGTTAATGTCAAAATTATTGATGTAAATCTTTCAGGAGAGCAACTTTATAACAGCAGCTTTTCTTTTGGCCTTGGTAATAATTACTTCTCTGTTGATGGTGGCGCAGCATCTCTAAATTTTGGTGGTTCCAGACCAGCCACTAGTACTGAAGCAAGAAATAGTATAACTAGTACACCTGTTACTGAGAACACACTCCAAAACGCAAATTTATTTTTGGGTGATGGTTTTTTTAACGCATCAGGTAGACCATCAGCTGAGGCTGGCATTAGCTCAAATCCGTCACAACCAGGTATTACAGACTTCACTCCAGGAACTCGAGGAACAGCGACTACTCCCGGTACTCCTGATACATACACATTTGCATTACCAACTCTTTATCAGTTCCCCAAACGTCTGCTAGCAAGTTTGCAGGCTCAAGTTGTAAGTGGTAATGCTAAAATTTTGACTGACCCGACTTTAATTGTACAAGAAGGTCAAACGGCTAATGTCAAACTTACTCAAGAAGTATTAGGAAATCTCACAAGCTTGGTAACTCGTGGTGATGGTACTTCTACACAAACAATCACAGCCGAAAAAACCGATGTGGGTTTAACCTTAGCAGTTAAAGTTGAGCGCATTGATGACAATGGTTTCGTTTCTTTATCCGTAGCTCCTGTTGTCAAAGCACCACAATCTTCGGCTGATGTGAATGTTGGAGGAGGCAATACTCAAAAAATATTTTTAGTGTCTGAACGCTCCTTAAATTCTGGTACAATTCGTCTAAGAGATGGACAGACATTAATTCTTAGTGGCATCATTCAAGACCAAGATAGGGCAACTGTAACGAAGGTTCCTATTTTAGGTGATATTCCGTTAATTGGTTCACTATTCAGAAGAACAAATAGAACTAATGAACGCAGAGAGGTAATTGTGTTGCTCACGCCTCAAGTGATGGATGATTCTGAGAATTCTTCTTATGGCTATAACTATACTCCTAGCCCAGAAGTGCGACAAATTCTTGAGCGCCGTGGTTTGAATACGCCTAATAAGCGATAA
- a CDS encoding peptidylprolyl isomerase: MTEVLQIGNRTIQSSELIPLLASYQLLPQLLRELIIDEAITPIKCEAEELAQAKQRFFAEKQLAQEADIQAWMAHQGLSIEQLEHLLMRKIRLEKYKQDTWGHKLESYFFQLKGKLDKVIYSLLRTQDAGLAQELYFRLQAKEQTFTEVAQKYSQGPEAQTGGLVGPVELSSLHPAMVQLISTYQPGQISPPARIAEWFVILRVEKLIPAQLDEPMKARLLNELFEGWLQEQQKQVSVITDAE; the protein is encoded by the coding sequence ATGACTGAAGTGCTGCAAATCGGGAACCGGACAATTCAATCTAGTGAACTCATTCCCTTACTAGCTAGTTATCAACTGCTACCACAATTACTACGGGAATTAATTATCGATGAAGCTATAACACCAATAAAGTGTGAGGCTGAAGAATTAGCCCAAGCAAAACAGAGGTTTTTCGCCGAGAAGCAGTTAGCCCAAGAAGCCGACATTCAAGCATGGATGGCGCATCAAGGTTTGAGCATCGAGCAATTGGAGCATCTGCTGATGCGAAAAATCAGACTAGAAAAATATAAGCAAGATACTTGGGGTCACAAACTAGAGTCTTATTTTTTTCAGTTGAAGGGTAAATTAGATAAGGTAATTTATTCCTTACTACGAACTCAAGATGCTGGACTAGCCCAAGAACTCTACTTCCGCCTGCAAGCCAAAGAACAAACCTTTACAGAAGTAGCACAAAAATATTCACAAGGCCCAGAAGCTCAAACTGGTGGTTTAGTCGGCCCTGTAGAACTGAGTTCACTGCATCCAGCAATGGTACAACTAATTTCTACCTACCAACCAGGTCAAATTTCCCCGCCAGCCCGTATTGCTGAATGGTTCGTCATTCTGCGGGTAGAAAAACTCATACCAGCCCAATTGGATGAGCCAATGAAAGCAAGACTATTAAATGAGTTATTTGAGGGTTGGTTACAGGAACAACAGAAACAAGTCAGTGTAATTACTGATGCAGAATGA
- a CDS encoding SRPBCC family protein — protein MEINSKAPVAARHEIIINASKQTIWQLLTDINHWHLWYPNVSESKLEGSLQPTSIFRWKSNGTAIVSTLEEVEDQRRISWTGKAFGTQAIHIWILEPQEKGVLVRTEESFDGWLIVLLRSMMQTMLDTSLKSWLDYLKQTAEDVV, from the coding sequence ATGGAAATCAATTCAAAAGCACCCGTAGCTGCCCGGCATGAAATTATCATTAACGCCTCAAAGCAGACCATTTGGCAACTGCTGACTGATATTAATCATTGGCATCTTTGGTATCCCAATGTTTCCGAGTCAAAACTAGAAGGATCACTTCAGCCTACTTCTATCTTTCGGTGGAAATCCAATGGCACGGCCATTGTATCAACCTTGGAAGAAGTTGAGGATCAACGTCGAATTAGCTGGACAGGTAAGGCATTTGGGACGCAAGCTATTCATATATGGATACTTGAACCTCAAGAAAAAGGTGTACTTGTCAGAACTGAGGAGTCATTTGACGGTTGGTTAATCGTACTGTTAAGAAGCATGATGCAGACGATGCTGGATACCTCCCTCAAAAGTTGGTTAGATTACCTTAAACAAACAGCTGAAGATGTAGTTTAA
- a CDS encoding Crp/Fnr family transcriptional regulator: MMYEALYLFIEKIYPQFKVDSLLIDPLLNLRKLHKGDFLFREGEICEFVGLTLKGCLRMFFLKDGKELTLFFHPENHTVGDYESFRRQRQSCFSCQAIEDAEVLILNQQAITALSAAPDGEKLLRLIVEYLAFQLRDRLMSLYRDTPEQRYLHLLKVEPHLLGRIPQHYLASYLGIEPESLSRLKRRIYLRAIS, from the coding sequence ATGATGTACGAAGCCTTGTACTTATTCATTGAGAAAATTTATCCTCAATTCAAAGTTGACTCACTGTTAATTGATCCTCTCTTAAATTTAAGAAAACTGCATAAGGGAGATTTTTTGTTTCGAGAAGGTGAGATTTGTGAGTTTGTGGGCTTAACCCTCAAAGGCTGTCTACGGATGTTTTTTCTAAAAGATGGCAAAGAACTAACATTGTTTTTTCATCCAGAAAATCATACCGTCGGAGACTACGAGAGTTTTCGGCGGCAACGTCAGTCCTGTTTTTCTTGCCAAGCAATTGAAGATGCGGAAGTCCTGATACTAAATCAACAGGCAATTACTGCACTCTCAGCAGCACCGGATGGCGAGAAATTACTACGGCTGATTGTTGAATATCTTGCTTTTCAATTGCGCGATCGCTTAATGTCTTTGTACCGAGACACTCCGGAACAGCGTTATCTTCACCTACTCAAGGTTGAACCACATCTGTTAGGGCGCATTCCACAGCATTATCTGGCATCATATCTGGGAATTGAACCCGAATCTCTCAGTCGTTTGAAGCGGAGAATTTATTTACGCGCTATTTCTTAA
- a CDS encoding alpha-2-macroglobulin — MRCLIVCTLILGIAGCNFIGISTSKEQLPAVAPLQPPNLPDWITQISPLGDAKPLNQIRIRFQEALIPVEQLDSPEQQKLLQKFATWPPLPGQFRFLTPRMVGFQPEQALPQATRLQVTLKAGLADLKNHRLAKDLAWTFNTESIKLTNLPGVNPVEPAEIQPVDLQPKLRFTSNTELNMASVQEHLQLIPEGKNKGITFKIALAKAEATTSEEPGEKFDPSTRTWIYDLFPQQNLVKATNYRLVFTPGILPAYGNLPTTQEFVSKLATYSPLAFKQINFYGQPDAGGTYGRFFKGSPQLEFNNILVADLVKENIKIEPTPADISRLIQIGDEDRFISINPYALKPATNYTITIGANLQDKFAQTLGKPVTLQYNTGDLAGDIWVPSDLHIFPSGQNLQLNINTVNLPESQYKAAYRVVQPTDLVYARGAYPQGNDHDLLAKPSQWQSFKVSGKKNQQVDITVPLREKLGAATGMLAYGVQARTNKYQENGKELWREATTYGLVELTNLGVFSQWFPDAGLIRVHHLNDGSPVKGASMEIYQLKLDAKYRDQVTACATGKTDNDGNLRLQGQELQLCYGNEKKSVKSPELLVIARENQDWAFARTEEYSGVYGYGIDAGWAEEKPVSRGVIFSDRQLYQPGEKAWLTGVADYLENGTIQQDKNASYQLTLVNPDGQKTDLGTKTTNEFGTFSLELPIDATQRLGYYTIQAKGKDGREISGELRVAEFKPPNFQVALDLDKKFALIGEQVAAKASSNYLFGAPVEAGEAKYFVTRRQENFIPQGWEKFNFGRQWFWPEESPAVPSDVLQTNTKLDAAGKTSQTLTVAKDLPYPMTYRVDVQVADVSNLSLANSQSFIALPSNRLIGLKSNFIANAGKAFPVEVIVTEPTGKIITNQRVRLELQQMKYSSVTQLVEGSRTAKNQVEYKTVDQVEVTSTNNPQTVNFTAKESGTYRIRANFSDCQDVSCNVSATDLQIWVTGENPVYWGAEDQNILEVKLDKTEYQPGEIATALIPSPYADAELYFAVIKDKPIYQQIIKTKGGAPQIQFTVTPEMLPNAAVEAVLVRQGAPLNQIEPGSLDKLVKIGFTPFKVNLQDKYLKVQVTPLQTSLAPGTEETVQLELKDPQNQPIRGQLTVMVVNEAVLQLSGYRPPNLVDTVYAEQPISTRFSDNRPDVVIQPQDVAKPKGWGYGGGFSAGAANTRVRTDFQALAYYNGSLLTNTDGKAQITFKLPDDLTTWRVMVVATDGNLRFGNGDATLITTKPLLTNAILPQFARPGDRLFAGLSVTNNTGTSGNLTINGEVDGTVEFVQQNPTKTTLQTQTASTTQAYRFEMVANSVGVAQVRFATQLNNTVADAFAVPLTVKPLTVTEQVVETGVSDKPVKIPLNVDKNVLPAAGGLDIQLASTFIPEITAPAKQVLADDDLPFAEPAVSQLIIAANLQTLAQKYSQTFAEFNPEQQANQAITQLQKLQLADGGFAAFPGQEKSDPWVSAYAAQSLTQAQLVFPNAVNSTIISRLKSYLQKVLANPGQYEFCQQQLCKTQLQLNTLIALAEIGDKRNSFLGDIYQQRQKFDLVTQIKLTRYLSQFPQWQDEAQQLFQQLQKNITETGRTAVISYPQNWGWMSSATTAQAQALRLFIANQSNPEIIDKLVQSLLNQRRNGTWQTNYNNAQALTALVEYSRLQPTPPNFLATVQLAGQKIAEHRFNGYKDSSLQLNVPMNKLPRGRHDLTLQKSGNGKLHYLVAYSYTLPGNQPGRFNGLRVTKAISEVGETKLLQKTGIYAVDKPLTLKSGQVFDIGLEIISDRPVDHIVIQDPLPAGLEAVDQSFQTATPALQAQADSWQLGYKHIYSDRIIAYADHIEPGVYSLHYLVRSVTPGIFLWPGADVHLQYAPEEFGRSASSTLQIE; from the coding sequence ATGCGATGCCTCATTGTATGTACACTCATATTAGGCATCGCGGGGTGCAATTTTATTGGTATATCTACCAGCAAAGAACAACTCCCAGCTGTTGCACCACTCCAACCACCCAACTTACCAGATTGGATTACCCAAATTAGTCCTCTTGGTGATGCTAAACCTCTCAATCAGATTCGTATCCGCTTTCAAGAAGCGTTAATTCCTGTCGAACAACTTGATAGTCCAGAACAACAAAAATTGTTACAAAAATTTGCAACTTGGCCACCTTTACCTGGACAATTTCGGTTTTTGACACCCCGCATGGTAGGCTTTCAACCAGAACAAGCTCTACCACAAGCCACCAGATTGCAAGTTACCTTAAAAGCAGGTTTAGCAGATTTAAAAAATCATCGTTTAGCAAAAGATTTAGCTTGGACTTTTAATACAGAATCAATTAAATTAACTAACTTACCGGGTGTAAATCCTGTAGAACCAGCCGAAATTCAGCCAGTTGATTTACAGCCAAAGCTGCGATTTACCTCAAATACAGAACTGAACATGGCTTCTGTACAAGAACATTTACAATTAATTCCTGAAGGTAAAAATAAAGGCATTACTTTTAAAATAGCCTTAGCTAAAGCAGAAGCAACAACAAGTGAAGAACCTGGAGAAAAATTCGACCCTTCTACACGTACTTGGATTTATGATTTATTTCCTCAGCAAAATCTAGTCAAAGCGACGAATTATCGGCTGGTATTTACTCCTGGAATCTTACCTGCCTATGGTAACTTACCCACAACTCAAGAGTTTGTCAGTAAATTAGCTACTTATTCACCTTTAGCATTTAAACAAATTAACTTTTACGGACAACCAGATGCAGGTGGAACCTACGGTAGGTTTTTCAAAGGTAGTCCCCAATTAGAATTTAATAATATATTAGTTGCAGATTTAGTCAAAGAAAATATTAAAATCGAGCCGACACCAGCAGATATTTCCAGGCTGATCCAAATTGGTGATGAAGATAGATTTATTAGTATCAATCCCTATGCTTTAAAACCAGCGACGAATTACACAATTACTATCGGGGCAAATTTGCAAGATAAGTTTGCTCAGACTTTGGGTAAACCCGTCACCTTGCAATATAATACTGGCGATTTAGCTGGCGATATTTGGGTTCCCTCAGACTTACATATTTTCCCATCAGGACAGAATTTACAACTCAATATTAATACTGTTAATTTACCAGAATCTCAATATAAAGCTGCTTATCGTGTAGTCCAACCAACAGATTTAGTTTATGCCAGAGGTGCTTATCCACAAGGTAATGATCATGATTTATTAGCTAAACCAAGTCAGTGGCAAAGTTTTAAAGTTTCTGGTAAAAAAAATCAACAAGTTGATATCACTGTCCCACTGAGAGAAAAACTGGGTGCGGCTACAGGAATGTTAGCTTATGGGGTACAGGCGCGAACGAATAAATATCAAGAAAACGGTAAGGAGTTGTGGCGAGAAGCAACCACCTATGGCTTAGTAGAGTTAACAAATTTGGGTGTATTTAGTCAATGGTTTCCTGATGCTGGTTTAATTCGCGTTCATCATCTTAATGATGGTTCACCTGTTAAGGGTGCATCTATGGAAATCTACCAATTAAAATTAGATGCCAAATATCGTGACCAAGTGACAGCTTGTGCGACGGGGAAAACAGATAATGATGGTAATTTAAGACTACAAGGTCAAGAATTACAGTTATGTTATGGGAATGAAAAAAAATCTGTTAAATCTCCAGAGTTATTAGTTATTGCGCGGGAAAATCAAGATTGGGCATTTGCGAGAACGGAAGAATATAGTGGTGTTTACGGTTATGGTATTGATGCAGGTTGGGCAGAAGAGAAACCAGTTTCACGGGGAGTAATATTTTCTGATAGACAGTTATATCAACCAGGAGAGAAAGCTTGGTTAACCGGAGTGGCAGATTATTTAGAAAATGGTACGATCCAGCAAGATAAAAATGCTAGCTACCAATTAACTCTGGTAAATCCCGATGGACAAAAGACTGATTTAGGTACTAAAACTACCAACGAATTTGGCACATTTTCTCTAGAATTACCCATTGATGCTACACAACGTTTAGGTTATTACACAATCCAAGCTAAGGGGAAAGATGGGAGAGAAATTTCGGGTGAGTTACGAGTAGCTGAATTTAAGCCACCGAATTTTCAAGTAGCACTAGATTTAGATAAAAAATTTGCTTTAATTGGTGAGCAAGTAGCGGCGAAAGCAAGTAGTAATTATTTATTTGGTGCGCCTGTAGAAGCAGGAGAAGCTAAGTATTTTGTCACTCGTCGCCAAGAAAATTTCATCCCTCAAGGTTGGGAAAAATTTAATTTTGGTAGACAATGGTTTTGGCCTGAAGAAAGTCCTGCTGTACCGAGTGATGTCTTACAAACTAACACCAAATTAGATGCGGCAGGAAAAACCAGTCAAACGCTGACAGTAGCGAAAGACTTGCCCTATCCTATGACTTATCGTGTGGATGTACAAGTGGCAGATGTTTCTAACTTATCTTTAGCTAATTCTCAATCTTTTATCGCTTTACCCAGTAACCGTTTAATTGGGTTAAAAAGTAATTTTATTGCTAATGCTGGCAAAGCTTTTCCTGTAGAAGTGATTGTCACTGAACCTACAGGTAAAATCATCACAAATCAACGGGTGCGGCTAGAATTACAACAGATGAAATATAGTAGTGTGACGCAGTTGGTAGAAGGTAGTCGCACAGCTAAAAATCAAGTTGAATATAAGACAGTTGACCAAGTAGAAGTTACATCTACAAATAATCCGCAAACAGTTAATTTCACAGCCAAGGAATCTGGAACATATAGAATTAGAGCGAATTTTAGTGATTGTCAAGATGTTTCCTGTAACGTCTCTGCCACAGATTTACAAATTTGGGTGACAGGTGAAAATCCTGTATATTGGGGTGCTGAAGATCAGAATATCTTGGAAGTTAAACTAGATAAAACAGAGTATCAACCAGGAGAAATTGCTACCGCTTTAATTCCCTCTCCCTATGCCGATGCAGAGTTATACTTTGCAGTGATTAAAGATAAACCCATATATCAACAAATCATTAAAACCAAAGGTGGCGCACCACAAATTCAGTTTACAGTCACACCAGAAATGTTACCCAATGCCGCAGTAGAAGCTGTGTTGGTTAGACAAGGCGCACCACTTAACCAAATAGAACCAGGAAGTTTAGATAAATTAGTCAAAATTGGGTTTACACCGTTTAAAGTTAACTTGCAAGATAAATATTTAAAAGTGCAAGTTACCCCATTGCAAACATCATTAGCACCTGGGACAGAGGAAACCGTACAACTAGAACTCAAAGATCCCCAAAACCAACCCATCCGAGGACAATTAACTGTGATGGTGGTGAATGAAGCTGTATTGCAACTATCAGGTTATCGTCCACCTAATTTAGTTGATACAGTTTATGCCGAACAGCCAATATCTACCCGCTTCAGTGATAATCGTCCTGATGTGGTGATACAACCCCAAGATGTAGCTAAACCTAAAGGCTGGGGTTATGGTGGTGGTTTTTCCGCAGGTGCAGCAAATACCCGCGTCCGCACAGATTTTCAAGCTTTAGCTTACTACAATGGTTCTCTGTTGACCAATACTGATGGTAAGGCGCAAATCACTTTCAAATTACCAGATGACTTAACTACGTGGCGGGTGATGGTTGTCGCTACTGATGGAAATCTGCGGTTTGGGAATGGTGATGCGACCTTGATCACAACCAAGCCACTACTAACTAATGCCATCTTGCCACAATTTGCTCGTCCAGGCGATCGCCTCTTCGCTGGTTTATCTGTCACCAATAACACTGGTACTTCTGGAAACCTCACCATTAATGGGGAAGTTGACGGTACAGTTGAGTTTGTCCAACAGAACCCAACAAAAACTACTTTACAAACCCAAACAGCATCAACCACCCAAGCTTATCGTTTTGAGATGGTAGCTAATAGTGTTGGTGTGGCACAAGTCCGCTTTGCCACCCAACTTAATAATACTGTTGCCGATGCTTTTGCCGTACCGCTAACAGTCAAACCTTTGACAGTGACAGAACAAGTTGTGGAAACTGGTGTGAGTGATAAGCCAGTCAAAATTCCTCTGAATGTTGATAAAAATGTCTTGCCGGCAGCTGGCGGTTTAGATATCCAACTGGCGAGTACCTTCATCCCAGAAATCACAGCACCAGCTAAACAAGTATTAGCCGATGATGATTTACCCTTCGCTGAACCTGCGGTAAGTCAGTTAATTATTGCCGCTAACTTACAAACTCTGGCACAAAAATATAGTCAAACTTTTGCCGAATTTAATCCAGAACAACAGGCTAATCAAGCCATTACTCAATTACAAAAATTGCAACTAGCCGATGGTGGTTTTGCAGCTTTCCCAGGTCAAGAAAAATCAGACCCTTGGGTTTCTGCATATGCTGCACAATCCTTAACCCAAGCCCAACTAGTCTTCCCCAATGCAGTCAATTCCACTATCATATCTCGCTTAAAGAGTTATTTGCAGAAAGTCTTAGCTAACCCTGGACAATATGAATTTTGTCAACAACAATTGTGCAAAACTCAACTGCAACTCAATACTTTAATTGCTTTAGCAGAAATAGGAGATAAACGCAATAGTTTTTTAGGAGATATTTATCAACAGCGTCAAAAATTTGATCTAGTCACACAAATCAAACTGACACGATATTTATCTCAGTTTCCCCAATGGCAAGATGAAGCCCAACAATTATTTCAGCAGTTGCAAAAAAATATTACCGAAACTGGTAGGACAGCAGTCATTAGTTATCCCCAGAATTGGGGATGGATGAGTTCAGCCACCACCGCACAAGCACAGGCTTTAAGACTATTTATTGCCAACCAAAGTAACCCAGAAATTATCGATAAATTAGTGCAAAGTCTGCTGAATCAGCGACGCAATGGTACATGGCAAACCAACTATAATAATGCCCAAGCATTAACAGCATTGGTAGAATATAGCCGACTCCAACCCACACCCCCTAATTTTCTCGCCACAGTCCAATTAGCGGGTCAAAAAATTGCTGAACATAGATTTAATGGCTACAAAGATTCTAGTTTACAGCTAAATGTGCCAATGAATAAATTACCCCGTGGTCGTCACGATTTGACATTACAAAAATCGGGTAATGGCAAGTTACATTATTTAGTGGCTTATAGTTACACCTTACCAGGAAATCAACCAGGAAGATTTAACGGTTTACGAGTCACAAAAGCCATAAGCGAAGTAGGAGAAACCAAGCTTTTACAAAAAACAGGTATCTATGCTGTTGATAAACCTTTAACTCTCAAAAGTGGCCAAGTATTTGATATTGGCTTAGAAATTATTAGCGATCGCCCTGTAGATCATATCGTCATTCAAGACCCATTACCAGCCGGATTAGAAGCAGTAGACCAGAGTTTTCAAACCGCAACACCTGCATTACAAGCACAGGCTGATAGTTGGCAACTAGGTTACAAGCATATCTACAGCGATCGCATTATCGCCTACGCTGACCACATAGAACCAGGAGTTTACAGCCTACACTATCTAGTCCGTTCCGTCACTCCCGGTATATTCCTCTGGCCCGGTGCTGACGTGCATTTACAGTATGCACCAGAAGAATTCGGACGTTCAGCCAGTTCTACGCTGCAAATTGAATAA
- a CDS encoding DUF4360 domain-containing protein, giving the protein MNNQNLKKQSINFVKSSLVAATLITASIGPAFASDKVEILGAEYGGSGCPDGSASVSVSPDGQELSILFDQFIALGNKSAERRKSCNLSIPIKVPQGFQISLYDADYRGYVAPSTIGRLRAEYFFAGQRGPVFSRTFRGEKDYNVRDKLVTVADVWSRCGDSVNMRVNAAMTASGQGMATVDSFDLAHRGLVYHVKYRRCR; this is encoded by the coding sequence ATGAATAACCAAAATCTCAAGAAACAATCTATCAATTTCGTTAAATCCTCTCTAGTTGCTGCTACCTTAATTACTGCTTCTATCGGCCCTGCTTTTGCTAGCGACAAAGTAGAAATTTTAGGGGCAGAATATGGTGGTAGTGGTTGTCCTGACGGTTCTGCTAGTGTCAGCGTCAGCCCCGATGGTCAAGAACTGAGTATTCTATTTGATCAGTTTATAGCCCTGGGGAACAAGTCAGCAGAACGTCGCAAAAGCTGTAACTTGAGTATTCCTATTAAAGTACCCCAAGGCTTTCAAATTTCCCTCTACGATGCTGATTATCGGGGCTATGTTGCACCCAGTACAATTGGCAGACTAAGAGCAGAATACTTTTTTGCGGGTCAACGCGGCCCTGTTTTCTCTAGAACCTTTAGAGGCGAAAAAGACTATAACGTTCGAGATAAATTAGTAACTGTAGCTGATGTTTGGTCGCGTTGTGGCGACAGCGTGAATATGCGAGTCAATGCGGCAATGACTGCTAGTGGTCAAGGAATGGCAACTGTTGACTCATTTGACCTTGCCCATCGTGGTTTAGTTTATCACGTTAAATATCGCCGATGCCGTTAG